The DNA sequence CCTCACCGGCGACGTGACCCAGTCCCGGCGCCAGCGGATAATCGACGGCATGAAGTCCGGGAAGCTCAGGATACTCGTCGCAACGGACGTGGCCGCCAGGGGACTCCATATAGAGGACGTCTCGCACGTTATAAACTTCGACCTCCCTCAGGAGGCCGCGAGCTACGTCCATCGTATCGGCCGTACCGCCCGGGCCGGCAAGAGCGGGAAGGCCTACAGCCTCGTATGCGAGGAGCACGCCTGGAACCTCCCGGCCATAGAGGAGTTCATAGAGAGGAAGATCGAGGTGGAGTGGCTGAAGGAGGAGGAGATGGTGGAGGACAAGGCCGGCTCCTACAGGAAGAAGCGGCCCCCGAGGAAAGAGGCCGAGAGGGGGAGGGGGAAAAGCTCCCGCTCCGGACCCGCGGCTACTAAGGGAGGAAGGGGGGGCAGTGGGGGAAGAGATGTCCGGAAGCCGTCGGCGCCGGGAAGGTATAAAGATAAAAGGACGAGTGCGGGGGCCGCTCCCGCTCCGGAGCCTGAAAAGATTACTGAAAAGAGTTTTGCCTCTAAAGATAAAAAGGCCGGTCCCGGTATTGGCACCGGACCCAGACCCCCCAGAGCGGCCAGGAAAGGTCCCGGCGAAAGGCGGGGCAGGGAAGGCGGGGAGGGGGGGGATGGGGGGGCTCCGAAAAAAGCTCAAGAACCCTCCATGAAGCAGGGGGCCGGGAGGGCGGCCAAAGGACCGGATGGAGGAAGAGGAAGAGGAAAAGGGGAAAAGCCCGCCGGAGTGCGTTCAAGCGGTCGGGGCGGTCGGGGGAGGGGGGATAAAGAGGGTCTCGCGCCGAAGAGCAGAGAAGATCGTATTGCCCTCTATAAGGAGAAGTACGGCGAGGAGTTCCGTCCCGTCGAGGAGAGCGGCAAGGGCAGGCGCAGGGGTAAGGGGAAGGCGGGCAAGAAGTCGGAAGTCGGCATGCTCAAGCGTATACTGAAAGCCTTCAGCAAAAGTTCCTGATC is a window from the Thermodesulfobacteriota bacterium genome containing:
- a CDS encoding DEAD/DEAH box helicase, with the protein product MKFSILNIHKDLLEGIAAIGFERCTPVQEQSLPETLAGKDVIVQSQTGTGKTAVFVITAYNSFLSGEPKKTKGPRALVMAPTRELAVQIEKEAEKLARHTPFHSVAIYGGVEYEKQISALRRGVELVVATPGRMIDLYKSKSLSLDDIEVFIVDEADRMFDMGFAPDIRYIAGRLPKGKPRQTMLFSATIDTNVHRLASSYMKPDPVVVEIEPEQVTVDKIDQKALYISNEEKLPALMALLNRPDMERAIIFTNMKRTAEMLEWKLAGNGFSAEVLTGDVTQSRRQRIIDGMKSGKLRILVATDVAARGLHIEDVSHVINFDLPQEAASYVHRIGRTARAGKSGKAYSLVCEEHAWNLPAIEEFIERKIEVEWLKEEEMVEDKAGSYRKKRPPRKEAERGRGKSSRSGPAATKGGRGGSGGRDVRKPSAPGRYKDKRTSAGAAPAPEPEKITEKSFASKDKKAGPGIGTGPRPPRAARKGPGERRGREGGEGGDGGAPKKAQEPSMKQGAGRAAKGPDGGRGRGKGEKPAGVRSSGRGGRGRGDKEGLAPKSREDRIALYKEKYGEEFRPVEESGKGRRRGKGKAGKKSEVGMLKRILKAFSKSS